The Pecten maximus chromosome 11, xPecMax1.1, whole genome shotgun sequence genome has a segment encoding these proteins:
- the LOC117338131 gene encoding uncharacterized protein LOC117338131 isoform X2 — translation MADQAVSANLRRRNEREKELIDTAAKLTTAEQKRKISKEWRERLKENPAKYKEHRLVETLRLQDYRKNLSNEQKEIQKGQARLRQQRYRNKKKLEGHITSKAPVNKTRASKEVQRQTWREAKRLQRMNLSHQKKRRINERRRKIYHEKKQPKSSEKEKEIHPVDNESLMTQVAKRKAVSRCLRVLPKNPKKYAEVVTQLYRRKKQAFGLDATEKKKNTTTLIVKEKLMELRNRRKERDNRIRRIIHASLAAKGRISRATQKEFGLSKKLSKLSVDELENEGRKARSDCLPDDAVKEVTEFYQSSEMSRELPLQRLVSAKKMTEPRKALEQSLVQSYKTFKTKYPENKLSYSKFASLRPSNVLPLTKQKHYQCLCEYCVNVDFQVKALERYCCAKKLERPFVDRYDASRITLCPKDGANYKMECLDRNCQFCGVDNVDEKTRGLNQYIDTQIKWRSWEMVTQPNTQKKFMTLVSKEGTIGELITELKLKLNPFAKHLFNAKWQSGQFDDLKKKMPKQWAMFCMDFGENYACHHQDEAQGAHWHYEQVTMHPIVVYYRCQKEGCDETVHESLVFITDDHKHDYHAVQHFIEKSNQYLLEEVGLDIHTEIHFSDGAPTQYKSKFNFVDMSMGQDDFGLNIEKHYFGSRHGKGPCDGEVGVLKRSATSAVKRGEMISNAKDFFEYAKENLSLPKMTTDNSESHIHSKRIFFFVNSREISRDRQPRLQNIKAVPQTRQSHHFKSVQPFVVLSRERTCFCDACQQLEGSSECKNADIVGKWNVHTLKIRRRQVAPPAVDVPVNDAPVDGAPLNDAPVDGAPLNDTPVNDAPADGAPVDGAPENDTPMDGAPLNDAPVDDAPVNDAPADGAPVDGAPVDGAPLNDTHVDDAPVNDAPVNDASVDGAPVDGAPENDTPMDGAPLNDAPVDDAPVNDAPADGAPVDGAPVDGAPLNDTHVDDAPVNDAPVDDAPVNDASVDGAPVNDAPVDDAPVNDASVDGAPVNDAPVDDAPVNDAPVDGAPVDGAPENDIPMDGASLNDSPVDGVLVDGALLADTDAIMEEMNKSTSDFNISLDGMLSAIITENMPPTNAKPDPEGPFRCGQFVLVTLTNDRRKKPKQYVAEIKELHNGEALLQFMQSHQEFYFWPTVEDFSWEPLQNVVSIISPPVFVAEKSTTRRQLFKL, via the exons ACACGAGCCAGTAAGGAAGTGCAGCGACAAACATGGAGAGAAGCAAAACGTTTGCAGAGGATGAATTTGTCTCATCAGAAAAAGAGAAGAATTAATGAGCGTCGCAGaaaaatatatcatgaaaaGAAACAACCTAAATCTTCAGAAAAGGAGAAAGAAATACATCCAGTGGATAATGAATCACTAATGACCCAAGTTGCCAAAAGGAAAGCTGTCAGTAGGTGTCTGAGAGTGCTACCGAAAAACCCAAAGAAGTACGCCGAAGTGGTAACTCAACTttacagaagaaaaaaacaggCCTTTGGTTTAGATGCCACAGAGAAGAAAAAGAATACAACAACATTGATTGTAAAAGAGAAGCTTATGGAACTGCGTAACCGCCGGAAAGAAAGGGACAACCGAATTAGAAGAATAATTCATGCCTCTCTTGCTGCAAAAGGACGTATAAGTCGGGCCACACAAAAGGAATTTGGACTAAGTAAGAAACTCTCCAAGCTGTCTGTAGATGAGCTTGAAAACGAGGGAAGAAAAGCAAGAAGTGACTGTCTGCCAGATGATGCGGTGAAAGAGGTAACAGAATTTTACCAGAGTTCTGAGATGTCCAGAGAGTTGCCGCTTCAAAGGCTTGTGAGTGCAAAGAAAATGACAGAACCCAGGAAAGCCCTAGAACAATCCCTTGTGCAGTCCTACAaaactttcaaaacaaaatatccagAAAACAAGCTGTCCTATAGTAAGTTTGCTAGTTTGAGGCCTTCTAATGTTCTACCATTGACAAAACAAAAGCACTATCAATGTTTGTGCGAATACTGTGTCAATGTTGACTTTCAGGTGAAGGCTTTGGAGAGATATTGTTGTGCCAAAAAATTGGAGAGACCCTTTGTTGATAGGTATGATGCTTCCAGAATTACTTTGTGCCCTAAAGATGGGGCTAATTACAAAATGGAATGTCTCGACAGAAATTGCCAGTTTTGTGGGGTGGATAATGTTGACGAAAAAACTCGTGGACTGAATCAGTACATAGACACACAAATAAAATGGAGGAGCTGGGAAATGGTCACTCAACCTAACACCCAGAAAAAGTTCATGACTCTGGTATCTAAGGAAGGAACAATTGGAGAACTAATTACAGAGCTGAAACTAAAGCTAAATCCATTTGCGAAGCACTTGTTTAATGCCAAGTGGCAGTCGGGTCAGTTCGACGACTTAAAGAAGAAAATGCCAAAACAGTGGGCAATGTTTTGCATGGACTTTGGTGAAAATTATGCATGTCATCATCAGGATGAGGCTCAGGGAGCCCACTGGCATTACGAACAGGTCACCATGCACCCCATTGTTGTCTATTATAGATGTCAGAAGGAGGGATGTGATGAAACCGTCCATGAGTCCCTGGTCTTCATCACTGATGACCACAAGCACGATTATCATGCTGTGCAGCACTTTATTGAAAAGTCCAATCAGTATTTGCTCGAAGAAGTTGGACTAGACATTCACACAGAGATCCATTTCTCGGATGGCGCACCGACTCAGTACAAGTCCAAGtttaattttgttgatatgtctatGGGACAAGACGACTTTGGTCTCAATATTGAGAAACACTATTTTGGAAGCCGCCATGGCAAAGGACCATGTGATGGTGAAGTGGGGGTTCTGAAGAGGTCTGCAACATCTGCGGTGAAGAGAGGAGAAATGATCTCAAATGCCAAGGACTTTTTTGAATACGCCAAAGAAAACTTGTCTTTACCAAAAATGACAACTGACAATAGCGAATCTCATATACATTCAAAAAGGATATTCTTCTTTGTTAATAGCAGAGAGATCAGCAGGGACCGTCAACCAAGGCTGCAAAACATAAAGGCTGTTCCCCAGACGAGACAGAGCCACCATTTCAAAAGTGTCCAGCCCTTTGTCGTTCTGTCTAGAGAAAGAACATGTTTCTGTGATGCATGCCAACAGCTGGAGGGATCATCAGAATGCAAGAATGCAGACATAGTTGGGAAATGGAATGTCCACACATTGAAGATAAGAAGGAGACAAG tggcCCCTCCAGCTGTTGATGTCCCTGTGAATGACGCCCCTGTGGATGGTGCTCCTCTGAATGACGCCCCTGTGGATGGTGCTCCTCTGAATGACACTCCTGTGAATGATGCCCCTGCGGATGGTGCTCCTGTGGATGGTGCTCCTGAAAATGACACCCCTATGGATGGTGCTCCTCTGAATGATGCCCCTGTGGATGATGCCCCTGTGAATGATGCCCCTGCGGATGGTGCTCCTGTGGATGGTGCCCCTGTGGATGGTGCTCCTCTGAATGACACCCATGTGGATGATGCCCCTGTGAATGACGCCCCCGTGAATGATGCCTCTGTGGATGGTGCTCCTGTGGATGGTGCTCCTGAAAATGACACCCCTATGGATGGTGCTCCTCTGAATGACGCCCCTGTGGATGATGCCCCTGTGAATGATGCCCCTGCGGATGGTGCTCCTGTGGATGGTGCCCCTGTGGATGGTGCTCCTCTGAATGACACCCATGTGGATGATGCCCCTGTGAATGACGCCCCTGTGGATGATGCCCCTGTGAATGATGCCTCTGTGGATGGTGCCCCTGTGAATGACGCCCCTGTGGATGATGCCCCTGTGAATGATGCCTCTGTGGATGGTGCCCCTGTGAATGACGCCCCTGTGGATGATGCCCCTGTGAATGATGCCCCTGTGGATGGTGCTCCTGTGGATGGTGCTCCTGAAAATGACATCCCTATGGATGGTGCTTCTCTGAATGACTCCCCCGTAGATGGTGTCCTTGTGGATGGTGCTCTTTTAGCTG ACACAGATGCCATAATGGAGGAGATGAATAAATCAACCTCAGACTTCAATATCAGCTTGG ACGGAATGCTAAGTGCCATCATAACAGAGAACATGCCCCCCACCAATGCCAAACCAGACCCTGAGGGACCTTTCAG GTGTGGTCAATTTGTTTTGGTAACATTGACTAATGACCGAAGAAAAAAGCCTAAGCAATATGTTGCAGAG atcaAGGAGCTGCATAATGGGGAGGCCTTGCTTCAGTTCATGCAGTCACATCAGGAGTTTTATTTCTGGCCTACTGTTGAAGACTTCTCCTGGGAGCCACTTCAGAATGTGGTGTCCATAATTTCTCCACCCGTTTTTGTTGCTGAGAAATCAACTACAAGGAGGCAGCTATTTAAGCTATGA
- the LOC117338131 gene encoding uncharacterized protein LOC117338131 isoform X1, translated as MADQAVSANLRRRNEREKELIDTAAKLTTAEQKRKISKEWRERLKENPAKYKEHRLVETLRLQDYRKNLSNEQKEIQKGQARLRQQRYRNKKKLEGHITSKAPVNKTRASKEVQRQTWREAKRLQRMNLSHQKKRRINERRRKIYHEKKQPKSSEKEKEIHPVDNESLMTQVAKRKAVSRCLRVLPKNPKKYAEVVTQLYRRKKQAFGLDATEKKKNTTTLIVKEKLMELRNRRKERDNRIRRIIHASLAAKGRISRATQKEFGLSKKLSKLSVDELENEGRKARSDCLPDDAVKEVTEFYQSSEMSRELPLQRLVSAKKMTEPRKALEQSLVQSYKTFKTKYPENKLSYSKFASLRPSNVLPLTKQKHYQCLCEYCVNVDFQVKALERYCCAKKLERPFVDRYDASRITLCPKDGANYKMECLDRNCQFCGVDNVDEKTRGLNQYIDTQIKWRSWEMVTQPNTQKKFMTLVSKEGTIGELITELKLKLNPFAKHLFNAKWQSGQFDDLKKKMPKQWAMFCMDFGENYACHHQDEAQGAHWHYEQVTMHPIVVYYRCQKEGCDETVHESLVFITDDHKHDYHAVQHFIEKSNQYLLEEVGLDIHTEIHFSDGAPTQYKSKFNFVDMSMGQDDFGLNIEKHYFGSRHGKGPCDGEVGVLKRSATSAVKRGEMISNAKDFFEYAKENLSLPKMTTDNSESHIHSKRIFFFVNSREISRDRQPRLQNIKAVPQTRQSHHFKSVQPFVVLSRERTCFCDACQQLEGSSECKNADIVGKWNVHTLKIRRRQVAPPAVDVPVNDAPVDGAPLNDAPVDGAPLNDTPVNDAPADGAPVDGAPENDTPMDGAPLNDAPVDDAPVNDAPADGAPVDGAPVDGAPLNDTHVDDAPVNDAPVNDASVDGAPVDGAPENDTPMDGAPLNDAPVDDAPVNDAPADGAPVDGAPVDGAPLNDTHVDDAPVNDAPVDDAPVNDASVDGAPVNDAPVDDAPVNDASVDGAPVNDAPVDDAPVNDAPVDGAPVDGAPENDIPMDGASLNDSPVDGVLVDGALLAVNTQIGDDSYDDAHDLSGLSIDTDAIMEEMNKSTSDFNISLDGMLSAIITENMPPTNAKPDPEGPFRCGQFVLVTLTNDRRKKPKQYVAEIKELHNGEALLQFMQSHQEFYFWPTVEDFSWEPLQNVVSIISPPVFVAEKSTTRRQLFKL; from the exons ACACGAGCCAGTAAGGAAGTGCAGCGACAAACATGGAGAGAAGCAAAACGTTTGCAGAGGATGAATTTGTCTCATCAGAAAAAGAGAAGAATTAATGAGCGTCGCAGaaaaatatatcatgaaaaGAAACAACCTAAATCTTCAGAAAAGGAGAAAGAAATACATCCAGTGGATAATGAATCACTAATGACCCAAGTTGCCAAAAGGAAAGCTGTCAGTAGGTGTCTGAGAGTGCTACCGAAAAACCCAAAGAAGTACGCCGAAGTGGTAACTCAACTttacagaagaaaaaaacaggCCTTTGGTTTAGATGCCACAGAGAAGAAAAAGAATACAACAACATTGATTGTAAAAGAGAAGCTTATGGAACTGCGTAACCGCCGGAAAGAAAGGGACAACCGAATTAGAAGAATAATTCATGCCTCTCTTGCTGCAAAAGGACGTATAAGTCGGGCCACACAAAAGGAATTTGGACTAAGTAAGAAACTCTCCAAGCTGTCTGTAGATGAGCTTGAAAACGAGGGAAGAAAAGCAAGAAGTGACTGTCTGCCAGATGATGCGGTGAAAGAGGTAACAGAATTTTACCAGAGTTCTGAGATGTCCAGAGAGTTGCCGCTTCAAAGGCTTGTGAGTGCAAAGAAAATGACAGAACCCAGGAAAGCCCTAGAACAATCCCTTGTGCAGTCCTACAaaactttcaaaacaaaatatccagAAAACAAGCTGTCCTATAGTAAGTTTGCTAGTTTGAGGCCTTCTAATGTTCTACCATTGACAAAACAAAAGCACTATCAATGTTTGTGCGAATACTGTGTCAATGTTGACTTTCAGGTGAAGGCTTTGGAGAGATATTGTTGTGCCAAAAAATTGGAGAGACCCTTTGTTGATAGGTATGATGCTTCCAGAATTACTTTGTGCCCTAAAGATGGGGCTAATTACAAAATGGAATGTCTCGACAGAAATTGCCAGTTTTGTGGGGTGGATAATGTTGACGAAAAAACTCGTGGACTGAATCAGTACATAGACACACAAATAAAATGGAGGAGCTGGGAAATGGTCACTCAACCTAACACCCAGAAAAAGTTCATGACTCTGGTATCTAAGGAAGGAACAATTGGAGAACTAATTACAGAGCTGAAACTAAAGCTAAATCCATTTGCGAAGCACTTGTTTAATGCCAAGTGGCAGTCGGGTCAGTTCGACGACTTAAAGAAGAAAATGCCAAAACAGTGGGCAATGTTTTGCATGGACTTTGGTGAAAATTATGCATGTCATCATCAGGATGAGGCTCAGGGAGCCCACTGGCATTACGAACAGGTCACCATGCACCCCATTGTTGTCTATTATAGATGTCAGAAGGAGGGATGTGATGAAACCGTCCATGAGTCCCTGGTCTTCATCACTGATGACCACAAGCACGATTATCATGCTGTGCAGCACTTTATTGAAAAGTCCAATCAGTATTTGCTCGAAGAAGTTGGACTAGACATTCACACAGAGATCCATTTCTCGGATGGCGCACCGACTCAGTACAAGTCCAAGtttaattttgttgatatgtctatGGGACAAGACGACTTTGGTCTCAATATTGAGAAACACTATTTTGGAAGCCGCCATGGCAAAGGACCATGTGATGGTGAAGTGGGGGTTCTGAAGAGGTCTGCAACATCTGCGGTGAAGAGAGGAGAAATGATCTCAAATGCCAAGGACTTTTTTGAATACGCCAAAGAAAACTTGTCTTTACCAAAAATGACAACTGACAATAGCGAATCTCATATACATTCAAAAAGGATATTCTTCTTTGTTAATAGCAGAGAGATCAGCAGGGACCGTCAACCAAGGCTGCAAAACATAAAGGCTGTTCCCCAGACGAGACAGAGCCACCATTTCAAAAGTGTCCAGCCCTTTGTCGTTCTGTCTAGAGAAAGAACATGTTTCTGTGATGCATGCCAACAGCTGGAGGGATCATCAGAATGCAAGAATGCAGACATAGTTGGGAAATGGAATGTCCACACATTGAAGATAAGAAGGAGACAAG tggcCCCTCCAGCTGTTGATGTCCCTGTGAATGACGCCCCTGTGGATGGTGCTCCTCTGAATGACGCCCCTGTGGATGGTGCTCCTCTGAATGACACTCCTGTGAATGATGCCCCTGCGGATGGTGCTCCTGTGGATGGTGCTCCTGAAAATGACACCCCTATGGATGGTGCTCCTCTGAATGATGCCCCTGTGGATGATGCCCCTGTGAATGATGCCCCTGCGGATGGTGCTCCTGTGGATGGTGCCCCTGTGGATGGTGCTCCTCTGAATGACACCCATGTGGATGATGCCCCTGTGAATGACGCCCCCGTGAATGATGCCTCTGTGGATGGTGCTCCTGTGGATGGTGCTCCTGAAAATGACACCCCTATGGATGGTGCTCCTCTGAATGACGCCCCTGTGGATGATGCCCCTGTGAATGATGCCCCTGCGGATGGTGCTCCTGTGGATGGTGCCCCTGTGGATGGTGCTCCTCTGAATGACACCCATGTGGATGATGCCCCTGTGAATGACGCCCCTGTGGATGATGCCCCTGTGAATGATGCCTCTGTGGATGGTGCCCCTGTGAATGACGCCCCTGTGGATGATGCCCCTGTGAATGATGCCTCTGTGGATGGTGCCCCTGTGAATGACGCCCCTGTGGATGATGCCCCTGTGAATGATGCCCCTGTGGATGGTGCTCCTGTGGATGGTGCTCCTGAAAATGACATCCCTATGGATGGTGCTTCTCTGAATGACTCCCCCGTAGATGGTGTCCTTGTGGATGGTGCTCTTTTAGCTG TGAACACACAAATTGGAGATGATTCATATGATGATGCCCATGATCTGAGTGGACTTAGTATAG ACACAGATGCCATAATGGAGGAGATGAATAAATCAACCTCAGACTTCAATATCAGCTTGG ACGGAATGCTAAGTGCCATCATAACAGAGAACATGCCCCCCACCAATGCCAAACCAGACCCTGAGGGACCTTTCAG GTGTGGTCAATTTGTTTTGGTAACATTGACTAATGACCGAAGAAAAAAGCCTAAGCAATATGTTGCAGAG atcaAGGAGCTGCATAATGGGGAGGCCTTGCTTCAGTTCATGCAGTCACATCAGGAGTTTTATTTCTGGCCTACTGTTGAAGACTTCTCCTGGGAGCCACTTCAGAATGTGGTGTCCATAATTTCTCCACCCGTTTTTGTTGCTGAGAAATCAACTACAAGGAGGCAGCTATTTAAGCTATGA
- the LOC117338131 gene encoding uncharacterized protein LOC117338131 isoform X3 → MADQAVSANLRRRNEREKELIDTAAKLTTAEQKRKISKEWRERLKENPAKYKEHRLVETLRLQDYRKNLSNEQKEIQKGQARLRQQRYRNKKKLEGHITSKAPVNKTRASKEVQRQTWREAKRLQRMNLSHQKKRRINERRRKIYHEKKQPKSSEKEKEIHPVDNESLMTQVAKRKAVSRCLRVLPKNPKKYAEVVTQLYRRKKQAFGLDATEKKKNTTTLIVKEKLMELRNRRKERDNRIRRIIHASLAAKGRISRATQKEFGLSKKLSKLSVDELENEGRKARSDCLPDDAVKEVTEFYQSSEMSRELPLQRLVSAKKMTEPRKALEQSLVQSYKTFKTKYPENKLSYSKFASLRPSNVLPLTKQKHYQCLCEYCVNVDFQVKALERYCCAKKLERPFVDRYDASRITLCPKDGANYKMECLDRNCQFCGVDNVDEKTRGLNQYIDTQIKWRSWEMVTQPNTQKKFMTLVSKEGTIGELITELKLKLNPFAKHLFNAKWQSGQFDDLKKKMPKQWAMFCMDFGENYACHHQDEAQGAHWHYEQVTMHPIVVYYRCQKEGCDETVHESLVFITDDHKHDYHAVQHFIEKSNQYLLEEVGLDIHTEIHFSDGAPTQYKSKFNFVDMSMGQDDFGLNIEKHYFGSRHGKGPCDGEVGVLKRSATSAVKRGEMISNAKDFFEYAKENLSLPKMTTDNSESHIHSKRIFFFVNSREISRDRQPRLQNIKAVPQTRQSHHFKSVQPFVVLSRERTCFCDACQQLEGSSECKNADIVGKWNVHTLKIRRRQVAPPAVDVPVNDAPVDGAPLNDAPVDGAPLNDTPVNDAPADGAPVDGAPENDTPMDGAPLNDAPVDDAPVNDAPADGAPVDGAPVDGAPLNDTHVDDAPVNDAPVNDASVDGAPVDGAPENDTPMDGAPLNDAPVDDAPVNDAPADGAPVDGAPVDGAPLNDTHVDDAPVNDAPVDDAPVNDASVDGAPVNDAPVDDAPVNDASVDGAPVNDAPVDDAPVNDAPVDGAPVDGAPENDIPMDGASLNDSPVDGVLVDGALLAVNTQIGDDSYDDAHDLSGLSIDTDAIMEEMNKSTSDFNISLDGMLSAIITENMPPTNAKPDPEGPFRSRSCIMGRPCFSSCSHIRSFISGLLLKTSPGSHFRMWCP, encoded by the exons ACACGAGCCAGTAAGGAAGTGCAGCGACAAACATGGAGAGAAGCAAAACGTTTGCAGAGGATGAATTTGTCTCATCAGAAAAAGAGAAGAATTAATGAGCGTCGCAGaaaaatatatcatgaaaaGAAACAACCTAAATCTTCAGAAAAGGAGAAAGAAATACATCCAGTGGATAATGAATCACTAATGACCCAAGTTGCCAAAAGGAAAGCTGTCAGTAGGTGTCTGAGAGTGCTACCGAAAAACCCAAAGAAGTACGCCGAAGTGGTAACTCAACTttacagaagaaaaaaacaggCCTTTGGTTTAGATGCCACAGAGAAGAAAAAGAATACAACAACATTGATTGTAAAAGAGAAGCTTATGGAACTGCGTAACCGCCGGAAAGAAAGGGACAACCGAATTAGAAGAATAATTCATGCCTCTCTTGCTGCAAAAGGACGTATAAGTCGGGCCACACAAAAGGAATTTGGACTAAGTAAGAAACTCTCCAAGCTGTCTGTAGATGAGCTTGAAAACGAGGGAAGAAAAGCAAGAAGTGACTGTCTGCCAGATGATGCGGTGAAAGAGGTAACAGAATTTTACCAGAGTTCTGAGATGTCCAGAGAGTTGCCGCTTCAAAGGCTTGTGAGTGCAAAGAAAATGACAGAACCCAGGAAAGCCCTAGAACAATCCCTTGTGCAGTCCTACAaaactttcaaaacaaaatatccagAAAACAAGCTGTCCTATAGTAAGTTTGCTAGTTTGAGGCCTTCTAATGTTCTACCATTGACAAAACAAAAGCACTATCAATGTTTGTGCGAATACTGTGTCAATGTTGACTTTCAGGTGAAGGCTTTGGAGAGATATTGTTGTGCCAAAAAATTGGAGAGACCCTTTGTTGATAGGTATGATGCTTCCAGAATTACTTTGTGCCCTAAAGATGGGGCTAATTACAAAATGGAATGTCTCGACAGAAATTGCCAGTTTTGTGGGGTGGATAATGTTGACGAAAAAACTCGTGGACTGAATCAGTACATAGACACACAAATAAAATGGAGGAGCTGGGAAATGGTCACTCAACCTAACACCCAGAAAAAGTTCATGACTCTGGTATCTAAGGAAGGAACAATTGGAGAACTAATTACAGAGCTGAAACTAAAGCTAAATCCATTTGCGAAGCACTTGTTTAATGCCAAGTGGCAGTCGGGTCAGTTCGACGACTTAAAGAAGAAAATGCCAAAACAGTGGGCAATGTTTTGCATGGACTTTGGTGAAAATTATGCATGTCATCATCAGGATGAGGCTCAGGGAGCCCACTGGCATTACGAACAGGTCACCATGCACCCCATTGTTGTCTATTATAGATGTCAGAAGGAGGGATGTGATGAAACCGTCCATGAGTCCCTGGTCTTCATCACTGATGACCACAAGCACGATTATCATGCTGTGCAGCACTTTATTGAAAAGTCCAATCAGTATTTGCTCGAAGAAGTTGGACTAGACATTCACACAGAGATCCATTTCTCGGATGGCGCACCGACTCAGTACAAGTCCAAGtttaattttgttgatatgtctatGGGACAAGACGACTTTGGTCTCAATATTGAGAAACACTATTTTGGAAGCCGCCATGGCAAAGGACCATGTGATGGTGAAGTGGGGGTTCTGAAGAGGTCTGCAACATCTGCGGTGAAGAGAGGAGAAATGATCTCAAATGCCAAGGACTTTTTTGAATACGCCAAAGAAAACTTGTCTTTACCAAAAATGACAACTGACAATAGCGAATCTCATATACATTCAAAAAGGATATTCTTCTTTGTTAATAGCAGAGAGATCAGCAGGGACCGTCAACCAAGGCTGCAAAACATAAAGGCTGTTCCCCAGACGAGACAGAGCCACCATTTCAAAAGTGTCCAGCCCTTTGTCGTTCTGTCTAGAGAAAGAACATGTTTCTGTGATGCATGCCAACAGCTGGAGGGATCATCAGAATGCAAGAATGCAGACATAGTTGGGAAATGGAATGTCCACACATTGAAGATAAGAAGGAGACAAG tggcCCCTCCAGCTGTTGATGTCCCTGTGAATGACGCCCCTGTGGATGGTGCTCCTCTGAATGACGCCCCTGTGGATGGTGCTCCTCTGAATGACACTCCTGTGAATGATGCCCCTGCGGATGGTGCTCCTGTGGATGGTGCTCCTGAAAATGACACCCCTATGGATGGTGCTCCTCTGAATGATGCCCCTGTGGATGATGCCCCTGTGAATGATGCCCCTGCGGATGGTGCTCCTGTGGATGGTGCCCCTGTGGATGGTGCTCCTCTGAATGACACCCATGTGGATGATGCCCCTGTGAATGACGCCCCCGTGAATGATGCCTCTGTGGATGGTGCTCCTGTGGATGGTGCTCCTGAAAATGACACCCCTATGGATGGTGCTCCTCTGAATGACGCCCCTGTGGATGATGCCCCTGTGAATGATGCCCCTGCGGATGGTGCTCCTGTGGATGGTGCCCCTGTGGATGGTGCTCCTCTGAATGACACCCATGTGGATGATGCCCCTGTGAATGACGCCCCTGTGGATGATGCCCCTGTGAATGATGCCTCTGTGGATGGTGCCCCTGTGAATGACGCCCCTGTGGATGATGCCCCTGTGAATGATGCCTCTGTGGATGGTGCCCCTGTGAATGACGCCCCTGTGGATGATGCCCCTGTGAATGATGCCCCTGTGGATGGTGCTCCTGTGGATGGTGCTCCTGAAAATGACATCCCTATGGATGGTGCTTCTCTGAATGACTCCCCCGTAGATGGTGTCCTTGTGGATGGTGCTCTTTTAGCTG TGAACACACAAATTGGAGATGATTCATATGATGATGCCCATGATCTGAGTGGACTTAGTATAG ACACAGATGCCATAATGGAGGAGATGAATAAATCAACCTCAGACTTCAATATCAGCTTGG ACGGAATGCTAAGTGCCATCATAACAGAGAACATGCCCCCCACCAATGCCAAACCAGACCCTGAGGGACCTTTCAG atcaAGGAGCTGCATAATGGGGAGGCCTTGCTTCAGTTCATGCAGTCACATCAGGAGTTTTATTTCTGGCCTACTGTTGAAGACTTCTCCTGGGAGCCACTTCAGAATGTGGTGTCCATAA